From a single Geothermobacter ehrlichii genomic region:
- a CDS encoding putative bifunctional diguanylate cyclase/phosphodiesterase, whose translation MSQPATETTFDWLPLPALLLDVRGRPVAGNRRFGECFPDACRDDGLAGLPSWLEKLPEELAARVALPGQPVSLQLPVADPVLACRLPDEAGGGWLLLLPDENVRFTPASDADITTLLEGLPDPVCVIEAKTLRIVHANQVFREAFAEKGDPIGCTCHEITHDSVFPCADARGHCAVRRAIGTGQRARAEHVHPDDVCGERFFEAIAQPLAGSGGRVDKVLYCLRDVTEARRSREEIRQLSNYDPLTGLPNRVLFVKRLGTVLERASLERSRVAVMFLDLDRFKSINDTLGHNIGDMLLLGMSGRLGECLRRVDVVARVGGDEFVVILPDLKAEGEAEAVAERCLARLAEAFDIEGQEVFSTVSIGLAYFPDDGQDEESLLKNAEFAMYQAKEKGRNTWQRFSLETNAGAVERLVLETGLRHALERQEIFLHFQPQVRTVDGVWVGAEALCRWRHPYLGQVPPVKFIPVAEECGLITEIGAWVLAEACRQGVAWQRQGLPALHIGINLSARQFATPGLVESVESILRQTGIDPRLVELELTESMLMDDAAGAAELLHRLRRLGVRLAIDDFGTGYSSLSYLKHFPIDRVKIDRSFIKDLETDPDSAAIAGAIIAMSHSLGLAVVAEGVETEGQLAFLRERGCDEIQGYYFGKPMSAEDFSACLRRQMAAADRI comes from the coding sequence ATGTCACAACCTGCCACAGAGACGACTTTCGACTGGTTGCCACTGCCGGCCCTGCTGCTGGATGTCAGGGGCCGGCCGGTCGCCGGAAACCGGCGTTTCGGGGAATGCTTTCCGGATGCTTGTCGCGACGACGGTCTGGCCGGACTTCCGTCCTGGCTGGAAAAGCTGCCGGAGGAGCTCGCCGCCCGCGTCGCTCTTCCCGGCCAGCCGGTTTCGCTGCAGCTGCCGGTGGCGGATCCCGTACTGGCCTGCCGGCTGCCGGATGAGGCCGGCGGCGGCTGGCTGCTCCTTCTTCCGGACGAGAACGTCCGCTTCACGCCTGCCAGCGATGCCGATATCACCACCCTGCTCGAAGGTCTGCCCGATCCGGTCTGCGTGATCGAAGCGAAAACTCTCCGCATTGTCCACGCCAACCAGGTTTTTCGGGAGGCTTTTGCCGAAAAGGGTGACCCGATCGGCTGCACCTGCCACGAAATCACCCACGACAGCGTCTTTCCCTGCGCCGATGCCAGAGGACACTGCGCCGTGCGCCGGGCGATCGGCACAGGGCAGCGGGCCCGGGCCGAGCATGTCCATCCGGACGATGTTTGCGGGGAACGGTTCTTCGAGGCGATCGCCCAGCCGCTGGCCGGCTCTGGCGGCCGGGTTGACAAGGTGCTCTACTGCCTGCGGGACGTGACCGAAGCCCGGCGCTCGCGGGAGGAGATCCGGCAGCTTTCCAATTACGATCCTTTAACCGGCCTGCCCAACCGGGTTCTGTTCGTCAAGCGGCTGGGGACGGTGCTTGAGCGGGCGAGCCTGGAACGGAGCAGGGTGGCGGTGATGTTCCTCGATCTCGACCGCTTCAAGAGCATCAATGACACCCTGGGACACAACATCGGCGACATGCTGCTGCTCGGCATGAGCGGACGGCTGGGCGAATGCCTGCGCCGGGTCGACGTGGTGGCGCGGGTGGGCGGTGACGAGTTCGTGGTCATCCTGCCCGACCTGAAGGCGGAAGGGGAGGCGGAAGCGGTTGCCGAGCGCTGCCTGGCCCGGCTGGCCGAGGCGTTCGACATCGAGGGACAGGAGGTCTTCAGCACCGTCAGCATCGGTCTGGCCTACTTCCCCGACGATGGCCAGGACGAAGAATCGCTGCTGAAGAACGCCGAATTCGCCATGTACCAGGCCAAGGAGAAGGGGCGCAACACCTGGCAGCGTTTCTCGCTGGAGACCAATGCCGGGGCGGTGGAACGGCTGGTGCTCGAGACCGGGTTGCGGCATGCCCTGGAGCGGCAGGAGATCTTTCTGCATTTCCAGCCGCAGGTGCGCACCGTCGACGGCGTCTGGGTGGGGGCCGAAGCCCTCTGCCGCTGGCGGCACCCCTATCTGGGACAGGTGCCGCCGGTCAAGTTCATTCCGGTCGCCGAGGAATGCGGCCTGATTACCGAAATCGGTGCCTGGGTACTGGCCGAGGCCTGCCGGCAGGGCGTGGCCTGGCAGCGGCAGGGCCTGCCGGCGTTGCATATCGGGATCAACCTTTCCGCCCGGCAGTTCGCCACGCCGGGACTGGTGGAGAGTGTCGAGTCGATTTTGCGGCAGACCGGCATCGATCCCCGACTGGTCGAGCTGGAACTGACCGAGAGCATGCTGATGGATGACGCGGCGGGAGCGGCCGAGTTGCTGCACCGGCTGCGCCGGCTGGGGGTACGGCTTGCGATCGACGATTTCGGTACCGGCTATTCGTCTCTCAGCTACCTGAAGCATTTTCCCATCGACCGGGTGAAGATCGACCGCTCCTTCATCAAGGACCTGGAAACCGATCCGGACAGTGCCGCCATCGCCGGCGCCATCATCGCCATGTCGCACAGTCTCGGACTGGCGGTGGTCGCCGAGGGGGTCGAGACCGAGGGGCAGCTCGCCTTTCTGCGCGAGCGCGGCTGTGACGAAATCCAGGGATACTATTTCGGCAAGCCGATGAGCGCCGAGGATTTTTCCGCCTGTCTGCGGCGGCAGATGGCGGCTGCCGACCGTATCTGA
- a CDS encoding ATP-dependent helicase produces the protein MIDLATLNPQQRAAVEHGEGPLLLLAGAGSGKTRVITFRIAWLVQARGVAAEQILAVTFTNKAAREMRERVAELIGSGQARKMTISTFHALCSAILRQHIQRLGYRRNFTIYDAADQLRLVRDLLARHDFAGRGFAAEQILWVISDCKNRLLAPEDFHPAVNDPLQQAAAVIYPDYQQGLRACNAVDFDDLLLLTHRLFLEHEDVLEQCRQRFRHILVDEYQDTNTAQYQLLRLLASHGNLCVVGDDDQSIYGWRGANLGNILDFEKDFPGTRTIRLEQNYRSTGTILEAANAVIRRNSRRKEKALWTAGGAGEPLELIEAPDEEEEARLVAERIQAERYRGRRWREMAILYRTNVQSRPFEEQLRYLDIPYRLVGGQQFFDRKEVKDAVAYLKVLYNPRDEISLLRILNYPRRGIGPTSVEKLIALCNRRDVSLWEVLRDPDEAGLTDQVRGEIALFVRLIDTWRYRFEQADDLQQTVRQLFDELGLEAEIRRTAGSREQGDRRCEFLQDVLNAVGAYQNRETAPSLAGFLEKVSLLDDDRREDEEDAEDAVTLMSLHSSKGLEFPLVFLVGMEEGCLPHRKSVDALEVEGGFDPHLEEERRLCYVGITRAREKLVLTRAASRRKRGRPEMREPSRFLQEIPERLFTGGAVSGPSPEREEEKDRRAKSFFSDIQSLLGD, from the coding sequence ATGATCGATCTGGCTACTCTCAATCCCCAGCAGCGCGCGGCGGTGGAACATGGCGAGGGCCCGCTGCTGCTTCTGGCCGGCGCCGGTTCCGGCAAGACCCGGGTCATCACCTTTCGCATCGCCTGGCTGGTCCAGGCCCGCGGGGTGGCCGCCGAACAGATTCTGGCGGTCACCTTCACCAACAAGGCGGCGCGGGAGATGCGCGAACGGGTTGCGGAGCTCATCGGCTCCGGGCAGGCGCGGAAGATGACCATCTCCACCTTTCACGCGCTCTGTTCAGCGATTCTGCGCCAGCACATCCAGCGCCTCGGCTACCGGCGCAATTTCACCATCTACGATGCCGCCGACCAGCTCAGGCTGGTGCGCGATCTGCTGGCCCGTCACGATTTCGCCGGCCGCGGCTTTGCCGCCGAACAGATTCTCTGGGTCATTTCCGACTGCAAGAACCGGCTGCTCGCGCCCGAGGATTTCCACCCCGCCGTTAATGACCCTCTGCAGCAGGCGGCGGCCGTCATCTACCCCGACTACCAGCAGGGGCTGCGGGCCTGCAACGCCGTCGATTTCGACGACCTGCTGCTGCTGACCCACCGGCTTTTTCTCGAGCACGAGGATGTCCTGGAGCAATGCCGGCAGCGGTTCCGGCATATCCTGGTCGACGAATACCAGGACACCAACACCGCCCAGTACCAGCTGCTGCGTCTGCTGGCCAGCCACGGCAATCTCTGCGTCGTCGGCGACGACGACCAGTCGATCTACGGCTGGCGGGGGGCCAACCTCGGCAACATTCTCGATTTCGAAAAGGACTTTCCCGGTACCCGCACCATCCGCCTGGAACAGAACTACCGGTCGACCGGAACCATTCTCGAAGCCGCCAACGCCGTGATCCGCCGCAACAGCCGCCGCAAGGAGAAGGCCCTCTGGACCGCCGGCGGCGCCGGCGAGCCGCTGGAGCTGATCGAGGCACCGGACGAGGAGGAAGAAGCCCGGCTGGTCGCCGAGCGCATCCAGGCGGAACGCTACCGGGGGCGGCGCTGGCGGGAGATGGCCATTCTCTACCGCACCAATGTTCAGTCGCGCCCCTTCGAGGAGCAGCTGCGCTATCTCGACATCCCCTACCGGCTGGTCGGCGGCCAGCAGTTCTTCGACCGCAAGGAGGTCAAGGACGCCGTCGCCTATCTCAAGGTGCTCTACAATCCGCGCGACGAAATCAGCCTGCTGCGGATTCTCAACTATCCGCGGCGGGGCATCGGCCCGACCAGCGTCGAAAAGCTGATCGCGCTGTGCAACCGGCGAGACGTCTCGCTCTGGGAGGTGTTGCGCGATCCGGACGAAGCCGGCCTCACCGACCAGGTGCGGGGCGAAATCGCCCTGTTCGTGCGGCTGATCGACACCTGGCGCTACCGCTTCGAGCAGGCCGACGATCTGCAGCAGACGGTGCGGCAGCTGTTCGACGAGCTCGGGCTCGAGGCCGAAATCCGGCGTACGGCCGGTAGCCGGGAGCAGGGGGATCGGCGCTGCGAGTTCCTGCAGGATGTGCTCAATGCCGTCGGCGCCTATCAGAATCGCGAAACCGCGCCGAGTCTGGCCGGTTTTCTGGAAAAGGTCTCCCTGCTCGACGACGATCGTCGGGAGGACGAGGAGGATGCAGAAGACGCCGTCACCCTGATGAGCCTGCACAGCAGCAAGGGGCTGGAATTTCCCCTGGTCTTTCTGGTCGGCATGGAGGAGGGCTGCCTGCCCCACCGCAAATCGGTCGATGCCCTCGAGGTCGAGGGCGGCTTCGATCCCCATCTTGAGGAGGAACGGCGGCTCTGCTATGTCGGCATCACCCGCGCCCGCGAGAAGCTGGTTCTGACCCGGGCTGCCAGTCGTCGCAAGAGGGGCCGGCCGGAGATGCGGGAGCCGAGCCGCTTTCTGCAGGAGATTCCCGAACGGCTGTTCACCGGCGGGGCGGTTTCGGGCCCGTCGCCGGAACGGGAGGAGGAGAAGGACCGGCGGGCGAAATCCTTCTTCTCCGACATCCAGTCGCTGCTCGGGGACTGA
- a CDS encoding TRAP transporter substrate-binding protein, with product MSAAAAGAAVAVGAPAVHAKKTYHWKMVTTWPPNFPVFGESANLIAKLVERMSEGRMKISVYGGGELVPALQAFDAVSQGMVEMGHGCAYYWAGKAPAAQFFGAVPFGMNSQQMNSWLQDQGMDLWRELYGNFNLVPFSVGFCGVQMGGWFNREINTLKDLKGLKMRIPGLGGKVIAKAGGTAVLSAGGEIYTNLERGVIDATEWVGPYHDYKMGFYKVAKYYYYPGWHEPGTAIEMFVNKKAFESLPRDLQQIVEAAAQFSCNWMLAEFDAQNNKYLQKLINDHGVKLKKFPSEVLRQLKTYAAEVIAEVTAKDAMSKKVYASYGKFQKMVTDWNKISEMAYLSIG from the coding sequence TTGTCAGCCGCCGCGGCCGGTGCGGCGGTGGCGGTGGGGGCGCCCGCCGTTCACGCCAAGAAGACCTATCACTGGAAAATGGTTACCACCTGGCCGCCCAATTTCCCGGTTTTCGGCGAGAGCGCCAACCTGATCGCCAAGCTGGTCGAGCGGATGTCGGAGGGCCGGATGAAGATCTCCGTCTACGGTGGCGGTGAGCTGGTTCCGGCGCTGCAGGCTTTCGACGCCGTCAGCCAGGGGATGGTCGAGATGGGGCACGGCTGCGCCTACTACTGGGCCGGCAAGGCCCCGGCCGCCCAGTTTTTCGGTGCGGTGCCCTTCGGCATGAATTCCCAGCAGATGAATTCCTGGCTGCAGGACCAGGGGATGGACCTGTGGCGCGAGCTGTATGGCAATTTCAATTTGGTTCCCTTCTCGGTCGGGTTCTGCGGCGTGCAGATGGGCGGCTGGTTCAACCGTGAAATTAACACCCTCAAAGATCTCAAGGGACTGAAGATGCGGATTCCGGGTCTTGGCGGCAAGGTCATCGCCAAGGCCGGAGGTACGGCGGTTCTCTCCGCCGGCGGCGAGATCTACACCAATCTCGAGCGCGGCGTCATCGACGCCACCGAGTGGGTCGGCCCCTACCACGACTACAAGATGGGCTTCTACAAGGTCGCCAAGTACTACTACTATCCGGGCTGGCACGAGCCGGGAACCGCCATCGAGATGTTCGTCAACAAGAAGGCCTTCGAAAGCCTGCCCAGGGACCTGCAGCAGATCGTCGAGGCGGCGGCGCAGTTCTCCTGCAACTGGATGCTGGCCGAATTCGACGCCCAGAACAACAAGTACCTGCAGAAGCTGATCAACGACCACGGGGTGAAGCTGAAGAAGTTCCCCAGCGAGGTCCTCAGGCAGCTCAAGACCTACGCCGCCGAGGTGATTGCGGAAGTCACCGCCAAGGACGCGATGAGCAAGAAGGTTTATGCCAGCTACGGCAAGTTCCAGAAGATGGTGACCGACTGGAACAAGATTTCCGAGATGGCCTATCTCTCCATCGGCTGA
- a CDS encoding amino acid ABC transporter permease yields MATTEYRSKVPFWRDPVKRGHLFQAAVLLTALAIGYTLFVNTQANLQRQSIATGFGFLEREAGFEIAEPPIPYSAADTYGRALLVGALNTLKVSSVGIFFSLILGTIIGISRLSHNWLVSRLSVAFIEVMQNIPVLLQLFFWYAIFYEAFPSPRQALNPLPGLFLCNRGLIFAVPAAHPSHVWMLAAAGVGIVGWFLLVRWGHRVQDRTGRLLPVHRMGMALTVLLPLAVWLLAGAPTAMDVPVLRGFNFRGGLTVSPEFSALLIGLILYTSAFVAEIVRAGIQAVSKGQIEAAMSIGLKPGQVLRLVVLPQALRVIIPPVTSQMLNLTKNSSLAIAIGYADFVSVANTTINQTGQAIEGVALIMLVYLFFSLSTSLFMNWYNKKMALVER; encoded by the coding sequence ATGGCAACAACCGAATACCGGAGCAAGGTCCCCTTCTGGCGCGACCCGGTGAAACGGGGACACCTCTTTCAGGCGGCGGTCCTGCTGACGGCTCTGGCCATCGGCTACACCCTCTTCGTCAACACCCAGGCCAACCTGCAGCGCCAGTCGATCGCCACCGGCTTCGGCTTTCTGGAGCGCGAGGCCGGCTTCGAAATCGCCGAGCCGCCCATCCCCTATTCGGCGGCGGACACCTACGGCAGGGCCCTGCTGGTCGGCGCCCTCAACACCCTGAAGGTCTCTTCCGTCGGCATCTTCTTCTCGCTGATTCTCGGCACCATCATCGGCATCTCGCGGCTGTCGCACAACTGGCTGGTTTCCCGGCTTTCGGTGGCCTTCATCGAAGTGATGCAGAACATTCCGGTGCTGCTGCAGCTCTTCTTCTGGTACGCCATCTTCTACGAGGCCTTCCCCTCGCCGCGCCAGGCGCTGAACCCGCTGCCGGGGCTCTTTCTCTGCAACCGCGGCCTCATCTTCGCCGTCCCGGCCGCGCACCCGTCCCATGTCTGGATGCTGGCCGCCGCCGGCGTCGGCATCGTCGGCTGGTTTCTGCTGGTCCGCTGGGGACACCGGGTGCAGGACCGCACCGGCAGGCTGCTGCCGGTGCACCGGATGGGGATGGCCCTCACCGTTCTGCTGCCGCTTGCGGTCTGGCTGCTGGCCGGCGCGCCGACGGCAATGGACGTTCCGGTGCTGCGCGGTTTCAACTTTCGCGGCGGGCTGACCGTCAGTCCCGAGTTCAGCGCCCTGCTCATCGGCCTGATCCTCTACACCTCGGCCTTCGTGGCCGAAATCGTGCGTGCCGGCATCCAGGCCGTGAGCAAGGGACAGATCGAGGCGGCCATGTCGATCGGCCTGAAGCCGGGACAGGTCTTGCGGCTGGTGGTGCTGCCGCAGGCGCTGCGGGTGATCATCCCACCGGTCACCAGCCAGATGCTCAATCTGACCAAGAACAGTTCGCTGGCCATCGCCATCGGCTACGCCGATTTCGTTTCGGTGGCCAACACCACTATCAACCAGACCGGACAGGCGATCGAGGGCGTGGCACTGATCATGCTGGTCTATCTCTTCTTCAGCCTGTCCACCTCGCTGTTCATGAACTGGTACAACAAGAAAATGGCCCTGGTAGAGCGTTGA
- a CDS encoding amino acid ABC transporter substrate-binding protein has translation MKLTRLIALVVGMSLLMAGVAFAGKDLDAVRKKGFIQVGVNGDLFGFGMPDEKGVWRGLDVDTARAVAAAIFGDASKVKFTPLTAQQRFTALQSGEIDILTRNATRTLSRETQLGLNFVHVNYYDGQGFMVPKKLGVKSAKELDGATICVLPGTTTEQNVADYFRSNGMSWKPVVIESTAELSKTFFAGRCDVMTSDASQLAGIRAVAPNPKDYVILPEIISKEPLAPAVRHGDDQFRDIVDFAVMAMIQAEEFGITSKNVDQMLKSKDPAIQRFLGVTPGNGKALGLDEKWAYNIIKQVGNYGEVFERNVGVNTKLGLERGLNALWTKGGLMYTPPFK, from the coding sequence ATGAAACTGACGAGACTGATCGCCCTGGTTGTCGGAATGTCCCTGCTCATGGCCGGCGTCGCCTTCGCCGGCAAGGACCTCGATGCGGTCCGGAAGAAAGGCTTCATCCAGGTCGGCGTCAACGGCGACCTGTTCGGCTTCGGCATGCCGGACGAAAAAGGGGTCTGGCGCGGCCTCGACGTCGACACCGCCCGTGCCGTGGCCGCCGCCATCTTCGGCGACGCCAGCAAGGTCAAGTTCACCCCGCTGACCGCCCAGCAGCGCTTCACCGCCCTGCAGTCGGGCGAAATCGACATCCTGACCCGCAACGCCACCCGCACCCTGAGCCGCGAAACCCAGCTCGGCCTCAATTTCGTGCACGTCAACTACTACGACGGCCAGGGCTTCATGGTGCCGAAGAAACTCGGCGTCAAGAGCGCCAAGGAGCTGGACGGCGCCACCATCTGCGTTCTGCCCGGCACCACCACCGAGCAGAACGTGGCCGACTACTTCCGCAGCAACGGTATGTCCTGGAAACCGGTGGTCATCGAATCGACCGCCGAACTGTCCAAGACCTTCTTCGCCGGCCGCTGCGACGTGATGACCTCCGACGCCTCGCAGCTCGCCGGCATCCGCGCCGTCGCCCCCAATCCGAAGGATTACGTCATCCTGCCGGAAATCATCTCCAAGGAGCCCCTGGCGCCGGCCGTCCGCCACGGTGACGACCAGTTCCGCGACATCGTCGACTTCGCCGTCATGGCCATGATCCAGGCCGAGGAGTTCGGCATCACCTCGAAGAACGTCGACCAGATGCTCAAGAGCAAGGACCCGGCCATCCAGCGCTTCCTCGGCGTCACTCCCGGCAACGGCAAGGCCCTGGGCCTGGACGAGAAGTGGGCCTACAACATCATCAAGCAGGTCGGCAACTACGGCGAGGTCTTCGAGCGCAACGTCGGCGTCAACACCAAGCTCGGCCTCGAGCGCGGCCTGAACGCCCTGTGGACCAAAGGCGGCTTGATGTACACGCCCCCCTTCAAGTAA
- a CDS encoding cytochrome b5 domain-containing protein yields MTREELARHDGREGRKAYVAVNGKIYDVSTSPLWAEGNHQDIHQAGADLTEELKSAPHVRAVMERFPVVGRLEEAVTGSSPKAAGLIGATIVAVIALAAVALWLLLCQD; encoded by the coding sequence ATGACCCGTGAAGAACTCGCCCGTCACGACGGCCGTGAAGGACGAAAGGCCTATGTCGCGGTCAACGGCAAGATCTACGATGTCAGCACCAGCCCGCTGTGGGCCGAAGGGAACCACCAGGACATCCATCAGGCGGGAGCCGACCTGACGGAAGAACTGAAATCGGCGCCGCACGTCCGGGCGGTGATGGAGCGCTTTCCGGTGGTGGGCAGACTGGAAGAGGCGGTGACCGGTTCGTCACCGAAAGCGGCCGGCCTGATCGGCGCCACCATCGTCGCCGTCATCGCCCTGGCCGCCGTCGCGCTCTGGCTGCTTCTTTGTCAGGATTGA
- the speA gene encoding biosynthetic arginine decarboxylase, whose protein sequence is MPSIPKNWTPDDSAELYGIRRWGNGYFDVDPDGALTVRVPFDGGDVRVALPAILDGLRRRGLRLPLLLRIENLLDAQIARLNKAFHQAIRERGYGGSYQGVFPIKVNQQRQVIEEITRFGTPWRHGLEAGSKAELAIAMASLPADGRLIVCNGYKDRTFIELGLEARRLGHNCVFVLETPGELDLILDCSDRLGVTPVLGIRAKLSTRVDGHWNLTSGERSIFGLSISQIVGVVDRLKQAGRLETLRLLHCHLGSQIPVLDQIGQAAQEACRFYRELRQEGAPMGMIDFGGGLAVDYLGDRSQNSQSRDYSLRQYADRLVATVQRQLADDDPPLIITESGRPTVAYYSLLLFDIFDVTRFEAEPDQLRPAADDPDELRRMHDLLAALDGEDPATAYRQIVELRDRLHQAFTRGELSLRRRARVQNLLLAAGHRLVARFGGMDRRPKELDRLRDELADICYGNLSVFQSLPDHWAIGQLFPVAPIHRLDERPDREAIIADITCDSDGRISHFIGDGATRSTLPVHALKTGEDYVLGVFLVGAYQETLGDLHNLFGDTDVASVRIDPDGGFQVTREDRGDRVEDILQLMQYRVEDLRDRLRRQAEQAVGEGRISLTDRQAILARFDRCLQETTYFCS, encoded by the coding sequence ATGCCGTCCATCCCGAAAAACTGGACCCCGGACGATTCCGCCGAGCTCTACGGCATCCGCCGCTGGGGAAACGGCTACTTCGACGTCGATCCCGATGGTGCGCTGACCGTCAGGGTGCCGTTCGACGGCGGGGATGTCCGGGTGGCGCTGCCGGCGATCCTCGACGGGCTGCGCCGGCGGGGGCTGCGGCTGCCGCTGCTGCTGCGCATCGAAAACCTGCTCGACGCCCAGATCGCCCGCCTGAACAAGGCGTTTCACCAGGCCATTCGCGAACGGGGCTACGGCGGCAGCTACCAGGGGGTCTTCCCGATCAAGGTCAACCAGCAGCGGCAGGTGATCGAGGAGATCACCCGCTTCGGCACACCCTGGCGGCACGGGCTGGAGGCCGGCAGCAAGGCCGAACTGGCCATCGCCATGGCCAGCCTGCCGGCCGACGGACGGCTGATCGTCTGCAACGGCTACAAGGACCGCACCTTCATCGAGCTGGGGCTGGAAGCCAGGCGGCTCGGCCACAACTGTGTCTTCGTGCTGGAAACTCCGGGCGAGCTCGACCTGATCCTCGACTGCTCCGACCGGCTGGGCGTTACGCCCGTACTCGGCATCCGCGCCAAGCTCTCGACCCGGGTCGACGGCCACTGGAACCTGACCAGCGGCGAGCGGAGCATCTTCGGCCTCTCCATCAGCCAGATCGTCGGCGTCGTCGACCGGCTGAAACAGGCGGGTCGGCTCGAGACGCTGCGGCTTTTGCACTGCCACCTCGGTTCGCAGATCCCGGTCCTCGACCAGATCGGCCAGGCGGCGCAGGAAGCCTGCCGCTTCTACCGGGAACTGCGGCAGGAAGGCGCCCCCATGGGCATGATCGATTTCGGCGGCGGCCTGGCCGTCGACTATCTCGGTGACCGCTCGCAGAACAGCCAGTCGCGCGACTACAGCCTGCGGCAATACGCCGACCGCCTGGTGGCGACGGTTCAGCGACAGCTGGCGGATGACGATCCGCCGCTCATCATCACCGAATCGGGGCGTCCGACCGTCGCCTACTACTCCCTGCTGCTGTTCGACATCTTCGACGTCACCCGTTTCGAGGCCGAACCGGACCAGCTGCGGCCCGCAGCGGACGATCCGGACGAGCTGCGCCGGATGCATGACCTGCTCGCGGCCCTCGACGGCGAAGATCCGGCGACCGCCTACCGGCAAATCGTCGAGTTGCGCGACCGGCTGCACCAGGCCTTCACCCGGGGCGAGTTGTCCCTGCGGCGGCGGGCGCGGGTCCAGAACCTGCTGCTGGCGGCCGGCCACAGGCTGGTGGCAAGGTTCGGCGGCATGGATCGGCGGCCGAAGGAGCTGGACCGGCTGCGCGACGAGCTGGCCGACATCTGCTACGGCAACCTCAGCGTCTTCCAGTCGCTGCCCGACCACTGGGCGATCGGCCAGCTCTTTCCGGTGGCGCCGATCCACCGGCTCGACGAAAGGCCGGATCGCGAGGCGATCATCGCCGACATCACCTGCGACAGCGACGGGCGCATCTCGCATTTCATCGGTGACGGGGCGACCCGCAGCACCCTGCCGGTGCACGCACTGAAGACCGGCGAGGACTATGTGCTCGGCGTGTTCCTGGTCGGTGCCTACCAGGAGACCCTCGGCGATCTGCACAACCTGTTCGGAGACACCGACGTGGCGAGCGTGCGCATCGATCCCGACGGTGGCTTCCAGGTCACGCGCGAAGACCGGGGCGACCGGGTGGAGGACATTCTGCAGCTGATGCAGTACCGGGTGGAGGATCTGCGCGACCGGCTGCGGCGGCAGGCCGAGCAGGCGGTCGGCGAGGGCCGGATCAGCCTGACCGACCGCCAGGCGATCCTCGCCCGCTTCGACCGCTGCCTGCAGGAAACGACCTACTTCTGCTCCTGA
- a CDS encoding ExeA family protein, with protein sequence MYLSHFGLNQTPFSLTPDLDFYFSCPGHRQALNVLQLAIEEGEGFIKITGEVGTGKTLLCRKLLDLLQPSHQAAYLPNPLLGPLELHRAIAEEIGAGPLGGTESLHELQRLILARCLELGEQGKRVVVCLDEAQAMSDVSLEALRLLSNLETEKRKLLQIVLFAQPELDVRLEQPHLRQLRQRIGFAHHLVPLDRQGVCDYIAHRVQIAGRKLGPLFTPAACRLIARASRGVPRLVNILCHKALLTAYAQGDPRVERRHAVAAARDTAEVQAPFSWRDRPTLLWGIGVVTLVELALVTWLLKGGW encoded by the coding sequence ATGTACCTGAGTCATTTCGGACTGAACCAGACTCCCTTTTCGCTGACTCCAGACCTCGATTTCTATTTCAGCTGTCCCGGTCATCGGCAGGCACTGAACGTGCTGCAGCTGGCCATCGAGGAGGGGGAGGGTTTCATCAAGATCACCGGCGAGGTGGGGACCGGCAAGACCCTGCTGTGCCGCAAGCTGCTCGATCTGCTGCAGCCCTCGCACCAGGCGGCCTACCTGCCCAATCCCCTGCTCGGGCCGCTCGAACTGCACCGGGCCATTGCCGAGGAGATCGGCGCCGGACCGCTTGGCGGCACCGAGTCGCTGCACGAGCTGCAGCGGCTGATTCTGGCCCGCTGTCTCGAACTCGGCGAGCAGGGAAAACGGGTGGTCGTCTGTCTCGACGAGGCGCAGGCCATGTCCGATGTCAGTCTCGAGGCGCTGCGGCTGCTGAGCAATCTCGAAACCGAAAAGCGGAAGCTGCTGCAGATCGTTCTCTTTGCCCAGCCGGAACTCGACGTGCGGCTCGAACAGCCCCACCTGCGGCAGCTGCGGCAGCGGATCGGCTTCGCCCATCATCTCGTTCCGCTCGACCGGCAGGGAGTGTGCGACTACATCGCACACCGGGTGCAGATCGCCGGCCGGAAGCTCGGACCGCTCTTTACCCCGGCGGCCTGCCGACTGATTGCCCGTGCCAGCCGGGGCGTGCCGCGCCTGGTCAACATCCTCTGTCACAAGGCGCTGCTGACGGCCTACGCCCAGGGCGATCCGCGGGTCGAACGGCGCCATGCCGTCGCCGCTGCCAGGGATACCGCCGAAGTCCAGGCTCCGTTCAGCTGGCGCGACCGGCCGACGCTTCTGTGGGGCATCGGCGTCGTCACCCTGGTCGAACTGGCACTGGTCACCTGGCTGCTCAAGGGGGGATGGTAG